TCTCGACCTCCGGAACATAAACGATCTCGAAATCTTCACCAGTCTCGTCTCTGCTCGTATGAGGGGCTGTTTCATCAAAAATAACCAGCCAGCCGGGAAAGGTTATGCCCATAACCGCCCAATCCATTTCGGGAACTTCTGTCAATGGGCCCAACACTGTGGATGATTTATGGACAAGCTCGTCGTTCTCCAGCCATACTCCTAGTTTTTCCGCTTCATTCCCCACCAATAGAACGAGGAGTCCACTTTGATCATCCGCCGCATAAACTCTCAACATGTTTTTTATGCAATACACATAGGATGATGACACCTCAGATACGTAATCGAGATAGTTCCTGAGATCTTTCTCCACTTCCAACTCATAGCCTTTGGGCGGCCTGGTTTTTTCTGCATAAAACCGGGGGATCTCAAATAAGAGATGTTGAAATAAGTCTTCGTTAGCGTTAGAAAATTTCAGCAACCAATACACTGTCCTCTTCCTTCCTTCCTAAACTTATTGTATTTTTGGAGCTAGATAATGAGCGACCATATAGCGTTGGCCACTCTCATACCCTTTCTGGAGAGAGCCAGAGACGTCCCGTTCATGAGAAGGCAATCTTCTGGCACATTTTGCAGATCACTGAGGATGCTATTAAAGAGTTTATCCCCAAACCGCTGTGTAAAAAGAGAGATATCAATACCCTGAGAAGTTCGCAAAGCTAGTACAGCAAATTCTCTACCCCTTTTTTCTAAGTCGAGGCACTCTTTCCCCTCTACTGCAGATTTATCTTGAGATATCCTGTCCACGTACTCAGCTAGGGTTCTTACATTCCAGAAACGGACCCCATCATTATAGCCCCACGCCGAAGGGCCGAGGGGCAATACGTTCTTTTGGAACCAGTACGCTTGATTGTGACGACACTCACAGCCAGGTTTGGCAAAGCTCGCAATCTCATATTGAGAAAAGCCTTTTTCTTCCAGATACCACTGAGACCATCGATAATGACCATATCCATTCTGCAGACCGGAAGGAGGCATTTTCCCCCAGACAGAGCCCTCTTCTATAGAAAGCTGGTAGATCGAAAGGTGCGATACTCCTGAATGGACCAGACCAGAAAGGGAGTGATGCCATTTTTTAAGAGACTGGCCTGCAAGTCCGAACATGAGGTCGCCGCTTACATTAAAACCATATTTCAAAAGCTGATCAACAGCCCATAGAGCCCGTGTTGCGGTATGATGCCTTTTTAGCCATAGAAGTTCATCGTCCCATAGACTTTGTATCCCTAGACTAACCCTTGTTACACCCCAATCCTTCCACAAAGCCATATGCTCCACTGAGAGAGATTCAGGATTGGCCTCGATTGAAATTTCTGTATCCAAACAACGTTCAAGGTGGGTCACAAGGGATTCTATAAGTCTCTGCCACTGCAATACCGAAAGGCACGTGGGAGTGCCCCCCCCTACATATAAAGTATGGATAAGGGGCTTTTCGCCATATTGGCGATCCCACCACCGCAACTCCTTCTCTATAGATCGAACATAAGCATCTTTTTCATCGTCTGTCCCTCTCTGGCTATAAAAAGCACAATAGGGACATTTTACAGAACAAAAAGGAACATGAAGATAAACAGAAAGGGGGTCTATTGTTCATCCTCCTCATCAACCTTGAGAAAAGCAAGGAACGCTTCCTGAGGAATTGAAACCTTCCCCAACTGCTTCATTCGTTTTTTTCCTTCCTTCTGTTTTTCAAGCAGTTTTCTCTTTCGAGAAATATCTCCGCCATAACATTTAGCCAAAACATCTTTACGAAGGGCTTTAACATTCTGCCGAACGATAACTCTTCGTCCTACAGACGCCTGGATCGGCACCTCAAAAAGCTGTCGTGGAATAAGCTCTTTCAGTTTTCTTACCACTGCCTGTCCCCGATGAAATGCCGCATCTTTGTGACAAATAAATGAAAAGGCATCGGCTGCTTCTCCGCTGATAAGCACGTCTACGCGCACCAGGTCTGCCGCACTATACCCGCGATAGTCGTAATCGAGTGATGCAAAACCCCGAGTTTGTGATTTTAGTTTATCATGAAAATCAAGTATAAATTCGGCTAAGGGCAAATCATAGACTAAACGAACCCTCTCCGGGGAAAGATAATCCATGGATACGTAGTTTCCACGCTTATCCTGGCAAAGCTGCATAGCTTTCCCTACAAACTCTGAGGGCAAAAAGGTTGTAAGGCGAATAATGGGCTCGCGCACCTCTTCAATTTCTGATATGTCGGGAAAATCCGAAGGTCGGTGGGCCTCTATAATATCTCCCTCTTTTGTAGTTATTTCATATAGAACGTTAGGAGCGGTAGCCACAAGATCTACGCCAAATTCTCTGTGCAGACGCTCTTTCGCCACGTCCATGTGCAATAGTCCCAGAAAGCCGCAT
This region of Aminobacterium colombiense DSM 12261 genomic DNA includes:
- the hemW gene encoding radical SAM family heme chaperone HemW; this translates as MDPLSVYLHVPFCSVKCPYCAFYSQRGTDDEKDAYVRSIEKELRWWDRQYGEKPLIHTLYVGGGTPTCLSVLQWQRLIESLVTHLERCLDTEISIEANPESLSVEHMALWKDWGVTRVSLGIQSLWDDELLWLKRHHTATRALWAVDQLLKYGFNVSGDLMFGLAGQSLKKWHHSLSGLVHSGVSHLSIYQLSIEEGSVWGKMPPSGLQNGYGHYRWSQWYLEEKGFSQYEIASFAKPGCECRHNQAYWFQKNVLPLGPSAWGYNDGVRFWNVRTLAEYVDRISQDKSAVEGKECLDLEKRGREFAVLALRTSQGIDISLFTQRFGDKLFNSILSDLQNVPEDCLLMNGTSLALSRKGMRVANAIWSLII